The DNA window ACTCATGATGGTATCCCTCCCATTCGATTTTCCTGTTTAAAGTTTAACAGAACAAGAAGGTATTTTCAATACTGTATAAATTTCCCTTCTTTCACAGATAATATACTTAGTCTGCCAAATATGACAAATGGAGGAAATGATCTATGAAAGCAACGGGAATCGTCAGGAGGATCGACGACCTTGGAAGGGTTGTGATCCCAAAAGAAATCAGAAGGACACTCAGGATTCGGGAAGGAGATCCTTTGGAAATCTTTACGGACCGGGAAGGAGAGATCATACTGAAGAAGTATTCTCCTATCGGCGAATTGTCTACATTTGCAAAACAGTATGCGGAAAGTCTGTCCCAGACCATGGGCTGCCTGGTGTGTGTCTGCGATATGGATCAGGTGATCGCGGCTTCCGGTTCCGGCAAAAAGGAACTGCAGGACCGGCTGATCAGCAGACAGATGGAGAAAATTCTGGGAGAAAGGAATTCCCTGCTGGCCGCCGCTGGAGACAAAAAGTATACCCCAGTAATAAAAGACCAGGAAGAAGAATACGCATATGAGGTGATCAGTCCCATTCTCTGTGAAGGAGACGTGATAGGAGGAGTGATTCTTCTTACGAAAGAAGGCAGGAAGAAATTCAGCGAACTGGAACAGAAAATGGCCTCCTGCGCGGCCGCCTTCCTGGGAAGGCAGATGGAACAGTAGGATAACAGGAATATTTGCGTCTTTGCGCTCATACCTTGTGGTAGTAGACAAGGAGGGATGAGATGGAAAGACAAATCCGCAGAGACTCACCGGTTATGTGGATCTTAAAAGCGCTGCTGGCTTCCTATATCATTACAGGAGCGCTCCTGGCTCTTTTGACGGTGCTTCTGTATAAACTGGAATTAAATGAAAAGGCGGTGTCAGCGGCTATCGTGGCGGTTTATGTGATCTCTACACTGATCGGAGGGATCGCCATTGGAAAGATGGCAAAACGCAAAAGATTTCTATGGGGGATC is part of the Lachnospiraceae bacterium KGMB03038 genome and encodes:
- the spoVT gene encoding stage V sporulation protein T, giving the protein MKATGIVRRIDDLGRVVIPKEIRRTLRIREGDPLEIFTDREGEIILKKYSPIGELSTFAKQYAESLSQTMGCLVCVCDMDQVIAASGSGKKELQDRLISRQMEKILGERNSLLAAAGDKKYTPVIKDQEEEYAYEVISPILCEGDVIGGVILLTKEGRKKFSELEQKMASCAAAFLGRQMEQ
- a CDS encoding TIGR04086 family membrane protein, whose amino-acid sequence is MERQIRRDSPVMWILKALLASYIITGALLALLTVLLYKLELNEKAVSAAIVAVYVISTLIGGIAIGKMAKRKRFLWGIGLGILYFALLMAITLGVYHTLNTDGVNLVTTLILCAGGGMAGGMIS